One Megamonas hypermegale genomic window carries:
- the argF gene encoding ornithine carbamoyltransferase, which produces MLKGKDLLSIHDLTTEEVFEILDLAHELKAKQKAGIEHHLLKGKTLGMIFEKSSTRTRVSFEVGMYQLGGQALFLSNRDLQIGRGEPIKDTARVLSRYLDGVMIRTFGHNIVEEFAQYADIPVINALTDLLHPCQALTDLLTTQEHKGKDLKGLKMAYIGDGNNMTHSLMYACAKVGMNFASASPKGYEPNAQVVANAKLDAAQSGSTIEILNDPYEAAKDADILYTDVWASMGQEAEHDARVKIFKDYQINQDLLNVADKRAIVMHCLPAHRGEEIAEDVLENNANVIFDEAENRLHTQKAIMALLMGD; this is translated from the coding sequence ATGCTAAAGGGCAAAGACCTTTTATCCATACATGATTTAACAACTGAAGAAGTTTTTGAAATCCTCGATTTAGCTCATGAATTAAAAGCTAAACAAAAAGCCGGCATTGAACATCACCTTTTAAAAGGTAAAACACTCGGTATGATTTTTGAAAAATCCTCTACTCGTACACGTGTTTCCTTCGAAGTTGGTATGTATCAGCTCGGCGGTCAAGCTTTATTCTTATCCAACCGCGACCTTCAAATCGGCCGTGGCGAACCAATTAAAGATACAGCTCGCGTACTTTCCCGCTACTTAGACGGCGTTATGATTCGTACTTTCGGTCATAATATCGTAGAAGAATTCGCTCAATACGCTGATATTCCTGTAATCAATGCTCTTACAGATTTACTTCACCCTTGCCAAGCCTTAACTGACCTCTTAACAACTCAGGAACATAAAGGCAAAGACTTAAAAGGTCTTAAAATGGCATATATCGGTGATGGCAATAACATGACTCATTCCTTAATGTACGCTTGCGCTAAAGTAGGCATGAATTTTGCTAGCGCTAGTCCAAAAGGATATGAACCAAATGCTCAAGTTGTAGCTAATGCAAAACTTGATGCTGCACAATCCGGTTCTACTATTGAAATTTTAAATGACCCATATGAAGCTGCTAAAGATGCAGATATTTTATACACTGACGTTTGGGCAAGCATGGGACAAGAAGCTGAACACGATGCTCGTGTAAAAATCTTCAAAGATTATCAAATTAATCAAGACTTGTTAAATGTAGCTGATAAACGCGCTATCGTTATGCACTGTTTACCAGCTCATCGTGGCGAAGAAATCGCTGAAGATGTTCTCGAAAACAATGCAAATGTTATTTTTGATGAAGCTGAAAACCGCTTGCATACACAAAAAGCAATTATGGCTCTTTTAATGGGCGACTAA
- the rpmG gene encoding 50S ribosomal protein L33: protein MRNAITLACTECKQRNYRTNKNKKNDPDRIEMKKYCKFCKKHTLHRETK, encoded by the coding sequence ATGCGCAATGCTATTACTTTAGCCTGCACTGAATGCAAACAGCGCAATTATAGGACTAATAAAAATAAAAAAAATGATCCTGATAGAATTGAAATGAAAAAGTATTGCAAATTCTGTAAAAAACATACTTTACACAGAGAAACTAAATAA
- a CDS encoding acetylornithine transaminase: protein MLTNEQIFAKDKEDYIPVFARYNIVLDHGDGPYVYDTQGKKYIDFLAGIAVNVVGHNYKPLVDAVSRQAAKMIHCSNLYYTEVQVEAAEKLKKLSGMDKVFFGNSGAEANEGAIKLARKYATDIDPEKIQIISAIHSFHGRTIATLTATGQDHYHHGFGPLPAGFDYVPFNDIDALEAKMSDKTCAVMLEAIQGEGGVHVPDEDYLPKVRALCDKYNAVLIFDEVQCGMGRTGTFFGCQQFGVKPDIVTLAKGLAGGVPIGAFMATDKVASAFHAGDHGSTFGGNPLACAAACVVLDALINDNLMDNVKEVGSYLKSKFEAYKEKYPTLIKEVRGRGLILGMELTRPGREIANECLDYGAIINCTAGNVLRFVPPLNITKEHVDELIAVLDKVLPKYA from the coding sequence ATGTTAACTAATGAACAAATTTTCGCCAAAGACAAAGAAGATTACATTCCTGTCTTTGCGCGTTACAATATAGTTTTAGACCATGGCGACGGCCCATATGTTTATGATACACAGGGCAAAAAATATATCGACTTTTTAGCTGGTATCGCTGTAAACGTAGTTGGTCATAATTATAAACCACTCGTTGACGCTGTAAGTCGCCAAGCTGCAAAAATGATACACTGCTCCAACCTTTACTACACTGAAGTTCAAGTTGAAGCAGCTGAAAAACTCAAAAAATTAAGTGGCATGGATAAAGTATTTTTCGGCAATTCCGGCGCTGAAGCAAACGAAGGCGCTATTAAACTTGCTCGTAAATACGCAACTGATATCGACCCTGAAAAAATTCAGATAATATCTGCTATCCATAGTTTCCATGGCCGTACTATTGCAACACTCACAGCTACAGGTCAAGACCACTATCATCATGGCTTTGGTCCACTTCCTGCTGGCTTTGATTACGTTCCATTTAATGATATTGACGCTCTCGAAGCTAAAATGAGCGATAAAACATGTGCTGTTATGCTCGAAGCAATCCAAGGTGAAGGTGGCGTTCATGTACCTGATGAAGATTACCTTCCTAAAGTTCGCGCATTATGCGATAAATACAATGCCGTTTTAATCTTCGATGAAGTTCAATGCGGTATGGGTCGTACTGGCACATTCTTTGGTTGCCAACAGTTCGGCGTAAAACCAGATATCGTAACTCTAGCTAAAGGTCTTGCTGGCGGTGTGCCAATCGGTGCATTCATGGCAACAGATAAAGTAGCTAGTGCATTCCATGCTGGTGACCATGGTTCTACATTCGGTGGCAATCCACTCGCTTGTGCTGCTGCTTGCGTTGTTTTAGATGCTTTAATTAACGATAACTTAATGGATAATGTCAAAGAAGTAGGCTCTTATTTAAAATCTAAATTCGAAGCTTATAAAGAAAAATATCCTACACTCATCAAAGAAGTTCGTGGCCGCGGTCTTATCTTAGGTATGGAATTAACTCGTCCAGGCCGTGAAATCGCTAACGAATGTCTTGACTACGGCGCAATCATAAATTGCACAGCAGGCAATGTACTTCGTTTTGTACCACCACTCAATATCACTAAAGAACATGTTGATGAATTAATCGCTGTTTTAGATAAAGTATTACCAAAATACGCTTAA
- the rplK gene encoding 50S ribosomal protein L11, whose product MPKKVVKLVKLQVLAGKATPAPPVGPALGQAGVNIMAFVKEFNERTAKQGGLIIPVEITVFEDRSFTFITKTPPAAVLLKKAAGIEKASGEPNKKKVAKLPRAEAMKIAETKMQDLNAADIEAATRMIEGTARSMGIEIVD is encoded by the coding sequence ATGCCAAAGAAAGTTGTTAAACTTGTAAAACTGCAAGTTCTCGCTGGTAAAGCTACTCCTGCTCCTCCAGTTGGTCCTGCTTTAGGTCAGGCTGGTGTTAATATCATGGCTTTCGTTAAAGAATTTAACGAAAGAACTGCTAAACAGGGCGGTTTAATCATCCCAGTTGAAATTACAGTTTTTGAAGATAGATCCTTTACATTTATTACAAAAACTCCACCGGCAGCTGTACTCTTAAAGAAAGCAGCTGGAATTGAAAAAGCATCCGGTGAACCAAATAAAAAGAAAGTAGCTAAATTGCCACGTGCAGAAGCTATGAAAATTGCTGAAACAAAAATGCAAGACCTCAACGCTGCAGATATTGAAGCAGCAACTCGCATGATTGAAGGTACTGCACGCAGCATGGGTATCGAAATCGTTGACTAA
- the argB gene encoding acetylglutamate kinase: MSNIEKITAEDKASILVEALPYIQEFYGKTIVIKYGGNAMINEELKQQVMKDIVLMKYVGIRPVIIHGGGPDITSFLKKFGKATEFISGLRVTDKETVQIAEMVLAGKINSEIVNRLNRLGVHAVGLSGKDADLIIAHKKLAEVHDGSDKVQHVDIGYVGEVEKINTPLINDLLDKDYVPVIAPIGAGKADESFNINADYVAAEIAGALQAEKLLLLTDTKGIYRDFEDKSSFISTLTQNEAKKLINSGNIAGGMIPKVEACLHALDSGTGKACIIDGRESHSLILELFTSQGIGTEVVR, from the coding sequence ATGAGCAATATTGAAAAAATTACAGCTGAAGATAAGGCTTCTATCCTTGTAGAAGCCCTTCCTTATATCCAAGAATTCTATGGCAAAACCATTGTAATCAAATACGGTGGTAATGCCATGATTAACGAAGAACTCAAACAACAAGTAATGAAGGATATCGTCCTCATGAAATACGTTGGCATTCGCCCTGTAATCATACACGGTGGTGGCCCTGATATCACTTCATTCTTGAAAAAATTCGGCAAAGCAACTGAATTTATCAGCGGATTGCGCGTTACAGATAAAGAAACAGTTCAAATTGCTGAAATGGTTCTCGCTGGCAAAATAAATTCTGAAATCGTAAATCGACTCAACCGCCTCGGCGTCCATGCTGTAGGATTAAGTGGTAAAGATGCTGATTTAATCATCGCTCACAAAAAATTAGCTGAAGTTCATGATGGTTCTGATAAAGTTCAACATGTAGATATCGGCTATGTAGGTGAAGTTGAAAAAATAAACACACCTTTAATCAACGATTTACTCGACAAAGATTATGTACCTGTAATCGCTCCAATCGGTGCAGGCAAAGCAGATGAGTCATTTAATATCAATGCCGATTATGTAGCAGCTGAAATAGCTGGTGCACTGCAAGCAGAAAAATTATTATTACTCACTGATACAAAAGGTATTTATCGCGATTTTGAAGATAAATCTTCATTTATTTCTACACTCACACAAAATGAAGCTAAAAAACTCATAAATAGCGGTAATATTGCTGGCGGAATGATACCAAAAGTTGAAGCTTGCCTTCATGCTCTCGATAGTGGTACAGGTAAAGCCTGCATCATCGATGGACGTGAAAGCCATTCTTTAATCCTTGAATTATTCACATCTCAAGGTATTGGTACAGAAGTTGTTCGTTAA
- a CDS encoding SufB/SufD family protein, protein MLDNIEKDLLEKVSGLKDKPKGAYNIRLNSKAIDRSSSSNIAITKKEDKDGIDIRIAPGTKKEVCYIPVIMDKAGITECVYNDFYIGDDCDVTIVAGCGIHNCGKADSEHDGIHTFYIGKNSKVKYLEKHYGSGDGEGKRIMNPTTIVEMDENSYMEMETTQIRGINSTKRITKGTVGKNSTLIVKEKLLTHGQQFAESDFEVNLDGENSHSNIISRAVAQDKSKQIFIAKIYGNNKCHGHSECDAIIMDEANISAIPEIKANHPESNLIHEAAIGKIAGEQLIKLMSLGLTEKEAENQIINGFLK, encoded by the coding sequence ATGCTTGATAATATAGAAAAAGATTTACTAGAAAAAGTTTCTGGTCTTAAAGATAAACCAAAAGGAGCTTATAACATTCGTTTAAACAGCAAAGCCATTGACCGCTCTTCTAGCTCTAATATCGCCATTACAAAAAAAGAAGATAAAGATGGTATCGATATCCGCATCGCTCCTGGTACAAAAAAAGAAGTTTGCTACATTCCTGTAATCATGGATAAAGCTGGTATCACAGAATGCGTATATAACGATTTTTACATTGGTGATGACTGCGATGTTACAATCGTTGCTGGTTGTGGTATTCATAATTGTGGTAAAGCTGACTCCGAACATGATGGTATCCATACTTTTTATATCGGCAAAAATTCTAAAGTAAAATACCTTGAAAAACATTACGGTTCTGGTGACGGCGAAGGCAAACGTATCATGAACCCTACCACTATCGTTGAAATGGATGAAAATTCCTATATGGAAATGGAAACAACTCAAATCCGCGGTATAAATTCCACAAAACGTATTACAAAAGGAACAGTTGGCAAAAATTCTACATTGATTGTAAAAGAAAAATTATTAACTCATGGTCAACAATTTGCTGAAAGTGATTTTGAAGTAAATTTAGATGGTGAAAATTCTCATTCTAACATCATTTCCCGCGCTGTTGCTCAAGATAAATCCAAACAAATATTTATCGCTAAAATTTACGGTAATAATAAATGTCATGGCCATTCTGAATGTGATGCAATCATCATGGATGAAGCAAATATCTCCGCTATTCCAGAAATCAAAGCAAATCATCCAGAATCCAACTTAATCCATGAAGCAGCTATCGGTAAAATTGCTGGAGAACAACTCATCAAATTAATGAGCCTCGGTCTTACAGAAAAAGAAGCTGAAAATCAGATTATCAATGGTTTCTTAAAATAA
- the argJ gene encoding bifunctional glutamate N-acetyltransferase/amino-acid acetyltransferase ArgJ: MIKKDTQGVTYAKGFKAAGVKAGIKKSGNLDVAVIYTETPAAIAGTFTQNKVAAAPVYVSKETVATGSARAIVANAGCANACTGKQGMDDAYKTREIAAKELGINADDVIVGSTGVIGVTLPMDKLEKGIKDAVADLSETGSINAANAIITTDTHCKTMTVKFDIGDAEVHMGAIAKGSGMIRPNMATMLCYITTDLDIEQSLLQKALSTCVEKSFNMISVDGDMSTNDTVVVLANGLAGNKKITEENADYDIFCSNLMALCVELAKEIAADGEGASKFLTINVKGAKSFADAKTVGMAVANSPLVKTAFFGEDPNWGRVICAVGYSGADMVPEKTVVKFGGITIFDCGVGAQYDSEALVKVMRENDIVIDIELNLGDSDATVWTCDLSYEYVKINGEYHT; the protein is encoded by the coding sequence ATGATAAAAAAAGATACTCAAGGCGTAACTTACGCTAAAGGATTTAAAGCAGCCGGCGTAAAAGCTGGTATAAAGAAAAGCGGTAACCTTGATGTTGCTGTAATCTATACAGAAACTCCAGCAGCAATTGCTGGTACATTCACTCAAAATAAAGTAGCTGCTGCTCCTGTATACGTTTCTAAAGAAACAGTTGCTACTGGCAGTGCTCGTGCTATCGTAGCTAATGCAGGTTGTGCTAATGCTTGCACTGGTAAACAAGGCATGGACGATGCATATAAAACAAGAGAAATCGCTGCTAAAGAACTTGGCATCAATGCAGATGATGTAATCGTTGGTTCCACTGGCGTTATCGGCGTTACTCTTCCTATGGACAAATTAGAAAAAGGCATCAAAGATGCTGTAGCTGATTTATCCGAAACTGGCAGTATCAACGCTGCTAATGCTATCATCACAACTGATACTCATTGCAAAACAATGACAGTTAAATTCGATATCGGCGATGCAGAAGTTCATATGGGTGCTATCGCTAAAGGTTCTGGTATGATTCGCCCTAATATGGCAACTATGCTTTGCTATATCACAACTGACCTTGATATTGAACAATCTCTTTTACAAAAAGCATTATCTACTTGTGTAGAAAAATCCTTCAACATGATTTCCGTTGATGGCGACATGAGCACAAATGATACTGTTGTTGTTCTCGCTAATGGTTTAGCTGGCAACAAAAAAATCACAGAAGAAAATGCTGATTACGATATTTTCTGCTCTAACTTAATGGCTTTATGCGTTGAACTCGCTAAAGAAATCGCAGCAGATGGTGAAGGCGCTAGCAAATTCTTAACAATCAATGTAAAAGGTGCAAAATCTTTCGCTGATGCTAAGACAGTTGGTATGGCTGTTGCTAATTCTCCACTTGTTAAAACTGCATTCTTCGGTGAAGACCCTAACTGGGGTCGTGTAATCTGCGCAGTAGGTTATTCCGGAGCAGATATGGTTCCTGAAAAAACAGTCGTTAAATTCGGTGGCATCACTATTTTTGATTGTGGCGTAGGCGCACAATACGACAGTGAAGCACTCGTTAAAGTTATGAGAGAAAATGATATTGTCATCGATATTGAACTCAATTTAGGCGACAGTGATGCTACTGTATGGACTTGTGACCTTTCTTATGAATACGTGAAAATTAATGGGGAGTATCACACCTGA
- the secE gene encoding preprotein translocase subunit SecE yields the protein MAQNENTPVKQEKSGIIGFLSGVKTELKKVVWPTRKELVSYTGVVFIAVAFVCALIWVCDTVFARIFNLILQ from the coding sequence ATGGCACAGAATGAAAATACTCCAGTAAAACAGGAAAAGTCTGGTATAATAGGTTTTTTATCCGGTGTTAAAACTGAATTAAAAAAAGTTGTTTGGCCTACTCGCAAAGAACTTGTTTCTTATACAGGAGTAGTTTTTATTGCGGTAGCATTTGTTTGTGCTTTAATTTGGGTATGTGATACTGTTTTTGCCCGTATATTTAATCTCATATTACAATAA
- a CDS encoding ABC transporter ATP-binding protein — protein MLELRNLSFSVNEGNSSKEILNNINLKIDDKKFIVITGPNGGGKSTLAKIIMGIEKPTSGQIIFNGEDITDWDITKRANAGISFAFQQPVRFKGIGVKDLLSIAAGEKLTTSGACTYLSEVGLCAADYVRRDVDTSLSGGEIKRIEIATILARKQTKLAVFDEPEAGIDLWSFQKLISVFEKMHQEQRSIMIISHQERILNIADEIVLIANGSIQQIGTKEEIMPQLMEVAGVCDFYKK, from the coding sequence ATGTTAGAATTAAGAAATCTATCATTTTCCGTTAATGAAGGCAATTCATCTAAGGAAATTCTTAACAATATCAATCTGAAAATTGATGACAAAAAATTTATTGTAATAACAGGCCCTAATGGCGGCGGTAAATCCACACTTGCCAAAATAATCATGGGTATAGAAAAACCTACATCTGGTCAAATCATTTTCAACGGCGAAGATATCACTGATTGGGATATCACTAAACGTGCTAATGCTGGCATAAGCTTTGCTTTTCAACAACCAGTTCGCTTTAAAGGTATCGGCGTAAAAGATTTACTAAGCATTGCGGCTGGTGAAAAATTAACTACAAGTGGCGCATGCACTTATCTTTCTGAAGTTGGACTTTGCGCTGCTGATTACGTGCGCCGTGATGTAGATACATCTTTATCCGGTGGCGAAATCAAACGTATTGAAATCGCTACAATTTTAGCTCGCAAACAGACAAAATTAGCAGTTTTTGATGAACCAGAAGCTGGTATTGACTTATGGAGTTTCCAAAAACTCATCAGTGTATTTGAAAAAATGCACCAAGAACAGCGCTCTATTATGATTATTTCCCATCAAGAACGTATTTTAAATATTGCTGACGAAATCGTTTTAATCGCTAACGGCTCTATTCAGCAAATCGGTACTAAAGAAGAAATCATGCCTCAACTCATGGAAGTTGCTGGTGTATGCGATTTCTATAAAAAATAA
- the argC gene encoding N-acetyl-gamma-glutamyl-phosphate reductase, translating into MIKVSIIGATGYAGAELLRLLYNHPQVEVVHITSESHTGKAISEVYPHLRGLYDQKLISMKDLDVIAKDSDFVFIGLPHGHAMEVGKALADTNVRIIDLGADYRFDDTTVYEQWYKVPHTHKDAPRVYGLAELYRDEIKSAKIIGNAGCYTTASILALAPLVKNEFIETNTIIVDAKSGTSGAGRSPKLMNHYPEFYDNFKAYGVATHRHTPEIEQALGHLCHRKVMLNFTPHLVPMSRGILSTCYANIKQWVTPEMIDAAYNEMYGKEYFIRLLGRGGYPSTKEVRGSNFCDIGWHIDLRTGRIIVLSAIDNLVKGAAGQAIQNMNIACGLDEKTGLDITPIYP; encoded by the coding sequence ATGATAAAAGTAAGTATTATCGGTGCTACCGGCTACGCAGGAGCAGAATTGCTACGTCTTTTGTACAATCATCCTCAAGTCGAAGTAGTGCACATTACCTCTGAAAGTCACACTGGTAAGGCTATATCAGAAGTCTATCCTCATCTGCGCGGTTTATACGACCAAAAATTAATCAGCATGAAGGATTTAGACGTAATAGCTAAAGATAGTGACTTCGTTTTCATCGGTCTGCCTCATGGTCATGCAATGGAAGTCGGCAAAGCTTTAGCTGATACTAATGTACGTATTATAGACCTCGGAGCAGATTATCGATTTGATGATACTACCGTTTATGAACAGTGGTATAAAGTACCTCATACACATAAAGATGCTCCACGTGTTTACGGTTTAGCTGAACTGTATCGTGATGAAATAAAATCAGCTAAAATCATCGGTAATGCGGGTTGTTATACTACAGCAAGTATTTTGGCACTTGCTCCACTCGTAAAAAATGAATTCATTGAAACAAATACCATCATTGTTGATGCAAAATCTGGTACTTCTGGTGCTGGTCGTTCTCCAAAACTCATGAACCACTACCCAGAATTCTATGATAACTTTAAAGCTTACGGTGTAGCTACACACCGCCACACTCCAGAAATCGAGCAAGCACTCGGTCATCTTTGTCACCGCAAAGTTATGCTTAACTTCACACCTCATCTCGTGCCTATGAGCCGTGGCATTTTAAGCACTTGCTACGCCAATATTAAACAATGGGTTACTCCAGAAATGATTGACGCCGCTTATAATGAAATGTATGGCAAAGAATATTTCATTCGCCTCTTAGGTCGTGGTGGCTATCCATCTACTAAAGAAGTTCGCGGTTCTAACTTCTGCGATATCGGCTGGCATATCGACCTTCGCACAGGTCGCATAATCGTCCTTTCTGCTATCGATAACCTCGTAAAAGGTGCAGCTGGACAGGCAATTCAAAATATGAATATCGCTTGCGGTTTAGATGAAAAAACTGGTTTAGATATTACTCCAATTTATCCATGA
- the nusG gene encoding transcription termination/antitermination protein NusG, protein METEKKWYVIHTYSGYENKVKANLERKIHSMGMEDKIFNVIVPVEEEIEKKNGKEKVVQRKIFPGYVLLEMIVDERSWYIVRNTPGVTGFVGSNTKPVPLTDEEAKRILKAMGMDEQGEESTEDKKLVDLDIEIGDKVNIKSGAFENFVATITEIDYSKNKIKGVVDMFGRETAVECGFDQIEKI, encoded by the coding sequence ATGGAAACAGAAAAGAAATGGTATGTAATCCATACATATTCCGGTTATGAAAACAAAGTAAAAGCCAATCTTGAAAGAAAAATCCACTCCATGGGCATGGAAGACAAAATCTTCAATGTAATCGTGCCTGTAGAAGAAGAGATTGAAAAGAAAAATGGCAAAGAAAAAGTAGTTCAAAGAAAAATCTTTCCGGGCTATGTGCTTTTGGAAATGATTGTAGATGAACGTTCCTGGTATATCGTTAGAAATACTCCAGGAGTAACAGGTTTCGTTGGTTCAAATACAAAACCTGTTCCATTGACTGATGAAGAAGCAAAAAGAATTTTAAAAGCAATGGGTATGGATGAACAGGGTGAAGAATCTACTGAAGATAAAAAACTTGTTGATTTAGATATTGAAATAGGCGATAAAGTAAATATTAAATCCGGAGCTTTTGAAAATTTTGTTGCAACTATAACAGAAATTGATTATAGTAAGAATAAGATTAAAGGCGTTGTTGATATGTTTGGAAGAGAAACTGCTGTTGAATGCGGTTTTGACCAGATAGAAAAAATATAA